CTTCTTGAAGCATCCGTTTTTCGTTTTGAACGATAATTCCAGGTGCATTCAGGTCAAGCAATCGTTTCAAACGATTATTACGGTTAATTACCCGACGGTACAAATCATTCAAATCAGAAGTGGCGAAACGGCCACCTTCAAGTTGAACCATTGGTCGTAAGTCAGGTGGGATAACTGGGATTGCATCCATTACCATCCATGAAAGTTCATTTCCGGATTGGACGAAAGCTTCCAAAATATCGAGTCGACGAACGGCACGGGTCCGCTTTTGACCGGTTGCATTCTTCAATTCATCTTTTAATTCGGTAACTTCTTTTTCAACATCGACATCTTCAAGCAGTGTCTTGATGGCTTCGGCACCAATTTGAGCTGAGAACCGAGGACCATATTCCTGCTTCTTTTCGCGGTATTCACGTTCTGAAAGCAACTGCTTCTTTTCCATTGGCGTGTTACCTGGTTCGGTAACAACGTATGAAGCGAAGTAAATGATTTCTTCAAGTGCACGAGGGCTCATGTCCAAGACAAGACCCATTCGACTTGGGATTCCTTTGAAGTACCAGATGTGAGTAACTGGAGCTGCCAGTTCAATATGGCCCATCCGTTCACGACGAACCTTTGAACGGGTGACTTCAACTCCACAACGGTCACAAACGATTCCCTTATAACGGATCCGCTTGTACTTACCGCAGGCACATTCCCAGTCCTTGGTAGGACCGAAAATCCGTTCATCAAACAAACCATCTTTTTCTGGTTTTAAAGTTCGGTAGTTAATGGTTTCAGGCTTTTTAACTTCACCATATGACCAACTACGAATCTTATCAGGAGAGGCTAGTCCAATCTGCATACTTTCGAATTTATTAACATCGACCACTAGTTTGACCTCCCATTTCTAGTCATTACTGTTGTTAACGTTGGTTGATTTACTTGGTGTTTCAACTTGATCAGCAGGTTGTTTAGCTGCATGATCTTCCTGCTCTTTCTTCTTGTCAGCCAATTTGCTCAATGCGTCAACGTTTACAACGTCGTCATCGTCATCAAGATCACGAAGTTCAATCTCTTTATGACTCGCATCGAGAACCTTCATATCAAGGCCTAATGACTGCAATTCCTTAACAAGAACCCGGAATGATTCCGGTACACCCGGCTTTGGAATTGGCTCACCCTTCACAATGGCTTCGTAGGTCTTGACACGGCCAACAACGTCATCTGATTTGTAAGTCAAGATTTCTTGGAGAGTATATGCGGCACCATAAGCTTCAAGTGCCCAAACTTCCATTTCACCAAAACGCTGGCCACCAAATTGTGCTTTACCACCAAGTGGTTGTTGGGTAACCAATGAGTAAGGTCCAATTGAACGTGCATGGATCTTATCGTCAACCATGTGGGCCAACTTAAGATAATGCATGACACCAACGGCAATCTTCTTATCGAATGGTTCACCAGTTCGGCCATCATACAAGATGTACTTACCATCTGAAGGCATGCCGGCTTCTTTAACTGCATCCCAGATATCTTTATCACGAGCACCATCAAAAACAGGTGTTGCAACGTGAATTCCGAGTCTGCGGGCAGCCATTCCCAAATGGAGTTCCAAAACTTGTCCAATGTTCATCCGTGATGGCACACCCATGGGACTCAACATGATGTCAACTGGTGTCCCATCAGGCAAGAATGGCATATCTTCTTCTGGAATAACAACAGAAACAGTACCCTTGTTACCGTGACGGCCGGACATCTTATCACCAACTTGAATCTTACGTTTTTGAGCGATGTAGACACGAACCATCTTATTAACACCAGGTGAAAGCTCATCCCCGTTTTCACGAGTGAAGATCTTAACATCCTGGATGATTCCGCCGCCACCATGAGGAACTCTCAATGAGGTATCACGAACTTCTCGTGATTTCTCACCAAAGATTGCGTGAAGCAAACGCTCCTCAGCTGATAATTCAGTCACACCTTTAGGGGTAACTTTACCAACCAAGATGTCACCATCATGAACTTCGGCACCAATTCGAACAGTACCATCTTCATCAAGGTTCTTCAAAGCATCTTCACCAACGTTAGGAATTTCTCGAGTCATTTCCTCAGGTCCTAATTTGGTGTCGCGAGTTTCTGATTCGTACTCTTCAATATGAATTGAAGTGTAAACGTCATCTTTAACCAGACGTTCGCTGATCGCGATGGCATCTTCGAAGTTGTATCCTTGCCAAGTCATAAATGCAACGACAGGGTTTTGGCCAAGTGCCAATTCTCCGCCTTCCATTGATGGGCCATCTGCTAAGATTTCGTCAGCATCAACTCGGTCGCCAACCTTCACGATTGGACGCTGGTTGTAGTTCTTACCGCCATTTGAACGACGGAATTTCATTAATTTATATTTATCAAGGGACTTGTCGTCACGACGTACTCGAATTTCACGAGCATCAACGTATTCAACAGTTCCTTCATTCTTACAGATCAGTGCAACACCAGAATCATGAGCGGCCTTGTATTCGATACCAGTACCAACAAGTGGTGCATGAGGATCGATCAAAGGAACGGCCTGACGCTGCATGTTGGCACCCATCAAAGCACGGTTGGAGTCATCGTTTTCCAAGAAAGGAATACATGCAGTGGCCACGGCAACTACTTGCTTAGGCGAAACATCCATGTAATCGACCTTGTCGATACCAATTTCAATGTTGTTTGACTTGTGACGGGCCATAACGATGTTATTGACAAACGAACCATCATCATTCAATGGTGAGTTGGCCTGGGCAATAACAAAGTTATCTTCTTCGTCAGCAGTCAAATAATCAATTCGATCAGTAACCTTATGAGTGGTCCAATCAACACGCCGGTATGGTGTTTCAATGAAACCATATTTGTTAACCCGAGCGTAACTGGACAAACTGTTAATCAATCCAATGTTAGGGCCTTCAGGGGTTTCAATCGGACACATCCGGCCATAGTGGGTATAGTGAACATCCCGGACTTCATATCCGGCACGGTCACGAGTCAAACCACCAGGTCCAAGGGCAGACAAACGACGCTTATGAGTTAATTCACCAAGCGGGTTGGTCTGGTCCATGAATTGAGAAAGCTGTGATGAACCAAAGAATTCTTTGATTGAGGCAACAACTGGACGAATATTGATCAATTGTTGTGGTGTCACAGTTGAAGTATCCTGAATTGACATTCTTTCACGAACAACTCGTTCCATCCGTGACAGGCCAATTCGGAACTGGTTCTGCAGCAATTCACCGACTGAGCGAATTCGACGGTTACCCAAGTGATCAATATCATCAATTGAACCAATGCCTTCTTGAAGGTTAAAGAAGTAGTTCATTGCTGAAATGATGTCAGCTGGAGTAATGTGCTTGAAGCTCAATGGAATGTTGTCATTACCAATTAAAGGAACCACTCGGTCAGGATCGTTAACTGATTGAACTTTAATGATTTGAACAGTCATTGGTTCAGTCACAACGGCTTCATCTGAAGGGGTAAAGGTGTAAGCTTTAAATTCATCGTTATCAAGGAATGGTGCCAAGTCCTTCATAACATCTTTCGTGACAACGGTGCCCTTTTGAGCAATCACTTCACCGGTATCAGGATCGGCAAGGGTTTCAGCCAGTGTCAAACCTAACAGGCGGTTCTTTAAGCTCAGTTTCTTGTTGGTCTTGTAACGGCCAACGGGCGCCATGTCATAACGTTTTGGATCAAAGAAACGAGCAGTCAGCAAGCTTCTTGATGAATCAGCAGTCTTAGGCTCACCTGGACGTAGACGTTCGTAAATATCCTTCAGTGACTCTTCAACACGTGAATCGTCAGTGTCTTTATGAACATCTTTTTCCAAGGTCAAACCTAAACTGTCGTTGTCGCCCAAGATGTCAATGATTTCTGAATCACTGCCAAAGCCGAGGGCTCTAATTAATTCTGTTAAAGGAATTTTTCGTGTTCGATCAATTCGAACGTACGCGATATTTTTTGCATCGGTTTCAAATTCAAGCCAAGCACCTCTGTTAGGAATAACAGTAGTACCAAATGAATCACGGCCATTCTTATCTTTATCAGCATGGTAATAAACGCCGGGTGAACGAACCAATTGTGAAACAATTACTCGTTCAGCACCATTAATAATAAATGTTCCTTGATCAGTCATTAATGGAAAATCGCCAAAAAACACATCTTGCGTCTTAATTTCGCCAGTCTCATGATTGGTTAATTTTAAGGTAATGTGAAGTGGAGCAGAATAGTTTGCTTCGTGTTCACGCGCCTCATCAACGGTGTACTTTGGTGTTAATAATTGATAATCGACAAACTCTAAAGAAAGCTTGCCCTGAAAGTCATCGATTGGCATAATGCCGTCGAAGGTTTCCTTAAGTCCCTCATGTAAAAACCAGTTGTAAGAATTAGTCTGGATTTCAATCAGGTTCGGTAAATCAAGCACTTCTTTAATTCGTGCATAACTTCGTCGGGTACGGTGTTTTCCATATTTAACTAAATGTCCTGCCAAGTTTTTCACCTCTCCAAAAAATTCCGGAATCGAAATGTTACAGTTTGATTACAAATGCACTTTTTAGCACATCTGACCGGGTTTTGGGCAAAAAAAATCCAAAAACAAGACTTTCTTGCTTTTGGCTTTTTATGCAGGCCAACCCGGACAATAGATCGCGTCGACCATTTCGATTCACAACAAATACAGTTAAAAGAATAACAATTTATAGAAGTAAAGTCAACCTTTTAGACCATGGTTCATTTTGAATCGCAATTTATTTTTTATCATTCACTAAAGTTTTGCGTTCCGGCTTCTTCACCGAAATGGTAATCTGGTTGTTTCTACCGCCAACAGTGACTGAGTCGCCAGGGACAATTTCCTTGGCAAGCAACTTGGCACTTAAATTATCCTCGAGTTCAGTTTGAATTGCTCTTCTGATTGGACGAGCACCGTACTCAGGGTCAAAACCACGCTTGGAAATAATCCCGATTGCAGTCTTGGTAATCTTAATGTCAATGCCTTGATCGTGAATCCGCTTGATAACCGGTTTGGCCATCAGGTAAACAATTTGATCAAGTTCGTCCTTGGTCAATGAGTGGAAGACAACCACTTCATCAATTCGGTTCAGGAATTCAGGACGGAAGCGTTGTTTGAGGGCAGCTTGAATCGTGTCCTTCATTGCTGCATAGCCTTCCTTGGCATCCTCTTGACCAAATCCAACAGTCTTCTTATCCCGCAATGTGGTTGCACCCAGGTTGGAAGTCATGATGATAACGGTGTTTCTGAAATCAATCTTTCGACCCTTGGCATCCGTCAAGTAACCATCATCAAGAACTTGAAGCAAGAGGTTGAAGACATCAGGATGAGCCTTTTCAACTTCATCAAAAAGCACAACTGAGTATGGCTTTTGACGAACCTTTTCGGTTAACTGGCCACCTTCATCGTAGCCAACGTAGCCGGGAGCAGAACCAATCAGACGACTGGTTGAATATTTCTCCATAAATTCACTCATGTCAACTCGAATCATGTCCTCTTCAGAACCAAAGACTGCTTCGGCCACCGCCTTTGCCAACTCGGTTTTACCAACACCGGTCGGTCCTAGGAACATGAAGGAACCAATTGGACGGTTCGGATCTTTCAAACCGCTTCGAGCCCGACGAATCGAACGAGAAACCGCTGAAATTGCTTCTTCCTGACCAACGACCCGCTTGTGAAGAATCTTTTCCAAGTTGACTAAGCGGTCAGCTTCGGTACTGCTCAAACGAGTAACCGGAATCCCAGTCCACTCGCCCACGATTTCAGCAACGTCTTGTGGCGTTTCCTTAACGGGGTAATGCGCATCCTCTGAGCCTTCCTCGGAATCATTATCTTGAGCAAGTTCATCCTGTAACTGATTCGTTTGTTTGCGAATCTTAGCAGCTTTTTCGTAATCTTGGGCTACCAAGGCTTCATTTAATTCTGATAACAAATCTGACAGTTTCTTATGATCATCAACGGCATCAGATTTTTGAAGGTGATCAATTCGAACTTTGGCAGCTGCCTCATCCATTAAATCGATCGCCTTATCAGGTAAGAATCGGTCGCTGATGTAGCGGTTGGAAAGGTTAACCGCAGTTTCAATGGCGTCATCAGTAATTTCAACGTGGTGATGTTGTTCATACTTTGGCCGTAGACCTTTGAGAATTTCCACCGTTTCATCAGTCGTTGGCTCATCAACCATAACTTTGGCAAATCGACGCTCCAATGCAGCATCAGATTCAATGTACTTTTGGTACTCGTCCAAGGTTGTGGCACCAATTAATTGGAGCTCACCCCGGGCCAATGCCGGCTTCAAAATGTTGGAAGCGTCAATCGCACCTTCTGCACCACCGGCACCGATCAAAGTGTGTAATTCATCGATGAACAGAATAATGTTGCCATCTTGGTAAATTTCATCAATCACTTTCTTGAGTCGGTCCTCAAATTCACCACGGTATTTGGTACCGGCAACCAGTGAGCCCATGTCAAGCATCATCAAACGCTTCTTGGACATGTCACCAGGAACGTCGCCGCTGACAATCCGTTCTGCCAAGCCTTCAGCGATGGCAGTTTTCCCAACACCGGGTTCACCAATTAAAACAGGGTTGTTCTTTGTCCGACGAGCTAAAATTTGAATCACGCGTTTAACTTCGAGATCCCTGCCGACGGTTGGGTCAAGACGGTCTTGACGGGCCATTTCAGTGAGGTCACGAGCCAATGAATCAATTGTTGGTGTCTTTGAGTCAGCTGGCTTTTGTTGACGGCCACGTTGTTTGGAAGCCAGGTTTGAGGCCATTGAGCCACCACTGATGCC
Above is a genomic segment from Lentilactobacillus buchneri containing:
- a CDS encoding DNA-directed RNA polymerase subunit beta — its product is MKNLAGHLVKYGKHRTRRSYARIKEVLDLPNLIEIQTNSYNWFLHEGLKETFDGIMPIDDFQGKLSLEFVDYQLLTPKYTVDEAREHEANYSAPLHITLKLTNHETGEIKTQDVFFGDFPLMTDQGTFIINGAERVIVSQLVRSPGVYYHADKDKNGRDSFGTTVIPNRGAWLEFETDAKNIAYVRIDRTRKIPLTELIRALGFGSDSEIIDILGDNDSLGLTLEKDVHKDTDDSRVEESLKDIYERLRPGEPKTADSSRSLLTARFFDPKRYDMAPVGRYKTNKKLSLKNRLLGLTLAETLADPDTGEVIAQKGTVVTKDVMKDLAPFLDNDEFKAYTFTPSDEAVVTEPMTVQIIKVQSVNDPDRVVPLIGNDNIPLSFKHITPADIISAMNYFFNLQEGIGSIDDIDHLGNRRIRSVGELLQNQFRIGLSRMERVVRERMSIQDTSTVTPQQLINIRPVVASIKEFFGSSQLSQFMDQTNPLGELTHKRRLSALGPGGLTRDRAGYEVRDVHYTHYGRMCPIETPEGPNIGLINSLSSYARVNKYGFIETPYRRVDWTTHKVTDRIDYLTADEEDNFVIAQANSPLNDDGSFVNNIVMARHKSNNIEIGIDKVDYMDVSPKQVVAVATACIPFLENDDSNRALMGANMQRQAVPLIDPHAPLVGTGIEYKAAHDSGVALICKNEGTVEYVDAREIRVRRDDKSLDKYKLMKFRRSNGGKNYNQRPIVKVGDRVDADEILADGPSMEGGELALGQNPVVAFMTWQGYNFEDAIAISERLVKDDVYTSIHIEEYESETRDTKLGPEEMTREIPNVGEDALKNLDEDGTVRIGAEVHDGDILVGKVTPKGVTELSAEERLLHAIFGEKSREVRDTSLRVPHGGGGIIQDVKIFTRENGDELSPGVNKMVRVYIAQKRKIQVGDKMSGRHGNKGTVSVVIPEEDMPFLPDGTPVDIMLSPMGVPSRMNIGQVLELHLGMAARRLGIHVATPVFDGARDKDIWDAVKEAGMPSDGKYILYDGRTGEPFDKKIAVGVMHYLKLAHMVDDKIHARSIGPYSLVTQQPLGGKAQFGGQRFGEMEVWALEAYGAAYTLQEILTYKSDDVVGRVKTYEAIVKGEPIPKPGVPESFRVLVKELQSLGLDMKVLDASHKEIELRDLDDDDDVVNVDALSKLADKKKEQEDHAAKQPADQVETPSKSTNVNNSND
- a CDS encoding ATP-dependent Clp protease ATP-binding subunit, whose amino-acid sequence is MNNLFTPSAKNVLTIAQEQAKKFKHQAIGTEHLLLGLLIETNGIAYKALQQFSVTAEDVTEEVERFAGYGNLKDLSSNDYLPYSPKAKEVLAQAGEFAKKNGVPKVGTEHILLSLLTDETILSSRILINLGLDLSQIRKVTLRKMGISGGSMASNLASKQRGRQQKPADSKTPTIDSLARDLTEMARQDRLDPTVGRDLEVKRVIQILARRTKNNPVLIGEPGVGKTAIAEGLAERIVSGDVPGDMSKKRLMMLDMGSLVAGTKYRGEFEDRLKKVIDEIYQDGNIILFIDELHTLIGAGGAEGAIDASNILKPALARGELQLIGATTLDEYQKYIESDAALERRFAKVMVDEPTTDETVEILKGLRPKYEQHHHVEITDDAIETAVNLSNRYISDRFLPDKAIDLMDEAAAKVRIDHLQKSDAVDDHKKLSDLLSELNEALVAQDYEKAAKIRKQTNQLQDELAQDNDSEEGSEDAHYPVKETPQDVAEIVGEWTGIPVTRLSSTEADRLVNLEKILHKRVVGQEEAISAVSRSIRRARSGLKDPNRPIGSFMFLGPTGVGKTELAKAVAEAVFGSEEDMIRVDMSEFMEKYSTSRLIGSAPGYVGYDEGGQLTEKVRQKPYSVVLFDEVEKAHPDVFNLLLQVLDDGYLTDAKGRKIDFRNTVIIMTSNLGATTLRDKKTVGFGQEDAKEGYAAMKDTIQAALKQRFRPEFLNRIDEVVVFHSLTKDELDQIVYLMAKPVIKRIHDQGIDIKITKTAIGIISKRGFDPEYGARPIRRAIQTELEDNLSAKLLAKEIVPGDSVTVGGRNNQITISVKKPERKTLVNDKK